A section of the Ovis canadensis isolate MfBH-ARS-UI-01 breed Bighorn chromosome 1, ARS-UI_OviCan_v2, whole genome shotgun sequence genome encodes:
- the KRTAP27-1 gene encoding keratin-associated protein 27-1, producing MNLIFRPACCVPGTNSIKDFHNMTQRPIHSLKNFYNAPPLSAIIHESNVINFEDGFFLPSSCYSKTWLLDNFPETCRETTSCMVPEDERELHTEESCVQNVCVSRVVQTTCSNSRPCENTACQSRSSSAVLECVSQPCQSESSQQMCSVVQSCLPVSNMVKSCPPKTYVSKSCQTLDCDCSQSQAQSPESSSCSSLVYVTPESQLLETSNTYEPTCCVTGGL from the coding sequence ATGAATTTGATCTTCAGGCCAGCATGTTGCGTCCCTGGGACCAACTCAATCAAGGATTTTCACAATATGACCCAGAGACCCATCCACTCACTCAAGAACTTCTACAATGCCCCACCTCTCTCTGCCATCATACATGAATCGAATGTTATAAACTTTGAAGATGGATTCTTTTTACCCAGCAGTTGCTACAGCAAGACCTGGCTCCTGGACAACTTTCCAGAAACCTGCAGGGAAACCACCAGCTGCATGGTACCTGAAGATGAACGGGAATTACACACAGAGGAGAGCTGTGTGcaaaatgtctgtgtctccagAGTCGTCCAAACAACTTGTTCTAATTCCAGGCCCTGTGAAAACACAGCATGCCAGTCAAGAAGTTCCTCGGCAGTGTTGGAGTGTGTTTCTCAGCCTTGCCAGTCAGAAAGTAGCCAGCAAATGTGTTCTGTAGTCCAGAGCTGCCTACCTGTGAGCAACATGGTGAAGTCTTGTCCACCCAAGACTTATGTGTCTAAGAGTTGCCAGACTCTGGACTGTGACTGTAGCCAGAGCCAAGCTCAGAGCCCTGAATCCAGTTCCTGTAGCTCTTTGGTCTATGTCACACCAGAGTCACAGCTCCTGGAAACTTCTAACACTTATGAGCCAACTTGCTGTGTTACTGGTGGTTTGTAA